A genomic window from Gemmatimonadaceae bacterium includes:
- a CDS encoding IS30 family transposase, producing the protein MTKNLRKRYGTYDSRGRLAGKRHISTRPAGATNRSRFGHWEGDTVLGNTQHGACVVTMVERKSGFVAIGLLAQRTAANTNARLQQLIAAQPRPVRTLTLDNGLHPLSRVA; encoded by the coding sequence GTGACGAAGAACCTGCGGAAGCGCTATGGCACCTACGACAGTCGCGGCCGCCTCGCAGGCAAGCGGCACATCTCCACGCGACCGGCGGGTGCGACGAACCGCTCGCGCTTCGGGCACTGGGAGGGCGACACGGTCCTCGGCAACACGCAGCACGGTGCCTGCGTGGTCACAATGGTGGAGCGGAAGTCCGGCTTCGTGGCGATCGGCCTGCTCGCGCAGCGGACCGCCGCGAACACCAACGCCCGGCTGCAGCAGCTCATCGCGGCGCAGCCGCGTCCCGTGCGGACGCTCACGCTCGACAACGGTCTACATCCGCTGTCAAGAGTTGCGTAG
- a CDS encoding IS30 family transposase has protein sequence MTYTQITLEERYDIHALRKLGWTPAAIARRLGRHRSTISREIRRNVWRQNQVSYYPLVAQSYTNERRRASRRGTQFSDAEWAFVEYWLREDWSPEQIVGFHARFGIHTPSHRRSIATSGRTRRPGARYGRTCAS, from the coding sequence ACGCGCTCCGCAAGCTGGGCTGGACGCCGGCGGCCATCGCCCGGCGTCTCGGGCGGCACCGCAGCACCATCTCGCGCGAGATCCGCCGCAACGTCTGGCGCCAGAACCAGGTGAGCTACTACCCGCTCGTCGCGCAGAGCTACACGAACGAGCGCCGCCGGGCGTCACGCCGGGGCACGCAGTTCTCCGATGCGGAATGGGCCTTCGTCGAGTACTGGCTCCGGGAGGACTGGAGCCCCGAGCAGATCGTGGGCTTTCACGCCCGCTTCGGGATCCACACCCCGAGTCACAGACGATCTATCGCCACATCTGGAAGGACAAGAAGGCCGGGGGCACGCTATGGACGCACCTGCGCATCGTGA